The following coding sequences lie in one Alloacidobacterium dinghuense genomic window:
- a CDS encoding M20/M25/M40 family metallo-hydrolase — translation MNTSNGVWTEDQIATMAKLRDAAMQDTYALTELRHLTDNIGPRLSGSPQAQKAVDYVAAEMRSLGAEVQLEKTSVPHWVRGAEAGELVSWPGMAEGTKQKIVLTALGGSVATNADGLVADVVVADSFEAVKKLPEGAVKGKILLFNHPFDKRLAAQGDGLNAYGQSVVYRGAGPSVAASLGAVAVLVRSVGGADYRLPHTGATVYADGLEKIPAAAVTAEDADLLANLTQQGPVKMRLVLTPQRLPNAESYNVIADWKGTEHPEQVVIVSGHLDSWDLGTGAIDDGAGIVVSMQAIHLLQKLGVHPKRTVRFIAWMDEEQGGSGAQTYAQEHASQLSNHIGAIESDLGAGHPIGIMAAGKPELVDWLRPVGHVLAPIGAAVVAPSPEAGEDIGFLQGVPQFAPNQDSRSYFNYHHTAADTFDKVNPQELSENAAVVAVLAYALADSGSPAPR, via the coding sequence ATGAATACCTCAAACGGCGTATGGACCGAGGATCAGATTGCCACGATGGCGAAGCTGCGCGATGCGGCGATGCAGGATACGTATGCGTTGACCGAGCTGCGGCACCTGACGGACAACATCGGGCCGCGTTTGAGCGGCTCTCCGCAGGCACAGAAGGCCGTGGATTACGTTGCGGCGGAGATGCGTTCTCTCGGAGCAGAGGTCCAGTTGGAGAAGACATCGGTTCCGCACTGGGTGCGCGGCGCGGAGGCGGGCGAGCTGGTTTCCTGGCCGGGAATGGCTGAGGGAACCAAGCAGAAAATTGTGCTGACCGCTCTCGGCGGAAGCGTGGCGACGAATGCGGACGGGTTGGTTGCGGATGTGGTTGTGGCCGACTCCTTTGAAGCGGTGAAAAAGCTGCCTGAAGGCGCGGTTAAGGGCAAAATTCTGCTGTTCAATCACCCTTTCGATAAGCGGCTTGCGGCGCAGGGCGATGGGTTGAATGCTTACGGGCAATCTGTTGTTTACCGGGGCGCCGGGCCTTCGGTCGCCGCGTCTCTTGGCGCGGTTGCGGTGCTGGTGCGCTCTGTTGGAGGCGCAGACTACAGGCTGCCACATACCGGGGCTACGGTGTACGCCGACGGCCTCGAGAAGATTCCGGCGGCGGCGGTGACGGCGGAGGATGCTGACCTGCTGGCCAATCTTACGCAGCAGGGGCCGGTGAAGATGCGGTTGGTGCTGACTCCGCAACGGTTGCCGAATGCGGAGAGCTACAACGTCATCGCCGACTGGAAAGGCACCGAGCATCCGGAGCAGGTGGTCATCGTCTCAGGACATCTTGACTCCTGGGATCTTGGTACTGGGGCGATCGATGATGGGGCCGGCATCGTCGTCTCCATGCAGGCGATACACCTGCTGCAAAAACTGGGCGTTCATCCCAAGCGAACGGTTCGCTTCATCGCGTGGATGGATGAAGAGCAAGGCGGCTCAGGCGCCCAGACGTATGCGCAGGAGCATGCTTCACAGTTGAGCAACCACATTGGGGCGATTGAGTCCGATCTGGGCGCGGGCCATCCGATCGGCATCATGGCGGCAGGCAAACCTGAGCTTGTGGATTGGCTGCGTCCGGTAGGGCATGTGCTGGCTCCGATTGGGGCCGCTGTGGTTGCGCCGAGTCCTGAGGCTGGAGAAGACATCGGCTTTCTTCAAGGGGTGCCGCAGTTTGCTCCGAACCAGGACAGCCGGTCCTACTTCAACTATCACCACACGGCCGCGGATACCTTCGACAAAGTCAATCCGCAGGAGTTGAGCGAGAATGCGGCGGTGGTGGCGGTTCTCGCATATGCGCTGGCGGATTCGGGGAGTCCGGCTCCGCGATAG